GGCCGACTGACAGGGGAACACTCTTGGCAAGAGTCCCTTCCTCCAGCATCCCTGCATCCCGGCCCTGGACAGGATGTGGAAGAGGACTGGTCCACGGAGCTCCACACTAGGGCCAGTCCTACCAACGCCTATGGGACTGTAGACTTTGAGGATACTGCCACACGTGTCTGTCGGGCCAAGGTCTGTATGTTTACTAACTGTATGTCTCTGTCTTGACTGAAGAAATGACATGTTTGCtcaatttactttaaaaatttgacaacatttattttttttttaaattgaaggTAAGCTTTTGCGCTTAAGTGAGAGGGACAGGGATCTAGATGTGCTGCTTGTGTAAGCTTTGGTTTGCTTTGATATAAGCAATCTTTATCAAGATGTATGAAAGCAAAGATAATATCTACAGTAAGAACAAAAGAATCATACTAGCATTACCTGATAAAAGCACAAAGGGCGTCTCAAATCCAAACAGCTTTATGTTTTGTCAGTATGTTCGCGTGGCTGTGGACTCCAAGCCAGAAGTGCTGCTCCAACTGATGCTGAGGGAATGGCAGATGGAGAGACCCAAGTTACTACTGACTGTCCAGGGAGGCTCGGAAAACTTTATCCTGCCCCCTAAAGTCAATCAGGCCTTTAGCAAGGGGCTGATCACTGCTGCCCTCAGCACAGGGGCATGGATACTGACTGATGGCATTAATACAGGTGCGTATTACAAGTAGTTAGATGCCAATATTTTGGCcagtatattattattactattgaaGTTCATGTTGTAGCATACCTCTATGATGTTCAGTTACCAGAAAGTATAATTTTGAGTAGAATGTACGTTTGTGTCTGCCATGCAGTTGTAGAATTGCCTCCTAATCATTGTCTTAGGCAATGTGAACCCATTAAGGATTCACATTTTTAGTGCATTCATTCCAAGTGTCTGTGGGGCGTAACAACATACCATGTCTGACTGTATATTTACTGTGCATTCAGCTACTCTTTACATACTCTCTAGGTGTGTCTAAGTATGTAGGTGAGGCAGTGAAAATATTTGGAGGCCACGACCTGAGGACGAGAAACACAGTTGGCATCACACCGTGGGGAGTGATTGACAACAACACAGACCTTATAGGCAGAGATGTCAGTACTACAATTGTGTTCCTTGCAAAATAAGAATCCTCACCAAATCCTGACACTAAAAATGCTTAAATGTTTCCAACATACTATATCCTAGATCAGTGTTTTACTATGATTGCCTCTTGTTGTGACATTAACTCAACACTGGTTCAGGCTTTCAGGCCCTACCAGCCACTGGGGAACCCTTTGAGCAAGAGGGCCTGTCTGAATGGTTTCCACTCCCACTTTCTGTTGGTGGATGATGGAACACTGGGAAAACATGGCTGCCAGCACGGCCTCaggaggaaactggagaaacACATCCAGCTACAGAAGATACATCCCCGTGAGTCAGCGTGTGTGTTTTGGTGCAATGCATACAGAAGGCATGGGGAGTTTATGTGGTATTTATGTTGCTCTGCTCTCCACTCTCTGGAGGACTGAACCAAGGAGTGCctgtggtgtgtgtggtggtggagggaggtCCTGCCATTGTGTCTACAGTGTTGCACTATGTCAGCAATGTACCCCCTGtgccagtgtttgtgtttgaaggATCGGGTAGGGCGGCTGACCTGCTCGCCTTCTTACACAAGCAAACTATTGACAGGTATGTTGGCAGTTGTAGGTGTGTAGGGGATCCATAATAGTAGCTCTTATGGATTCATGTAGTTGTGTAAAACCACACCAATTACAATACATGTGGACCTTGATAGTTTATGTATCAACTATAATGAGCAGAAGTGTTGCAAATATAGCTTAAAGTCACAGTGAAACTTAAGTTATCTTCATTAATGTGATGTAATACTGAGTGAAATAGAAATTCTGAACATGATTTTATACACCTACCTGGGTTGTTGTTGAGGAGAATAGAGGTTACCACAATAAATTAGACCTCAACCACattatttggttttgtttttccctCATGTATTTAAACGCATATTTCCTAAAACGATACCAGGCTGCCGACAATCCCTTAGTTAACGCTCAGGTGTGGTTCATTTGTTGAGAGGATTTAGTGAGCCACACCAAATCATAGTCgatttatttcattcatgttACTGCCTCTAAATCCAGCATGagtcttccaaaaaatgttctcctTCAAACGGTGTCAATAACAAAGCAAATCACAAAGGGTGTTATATTTGTTTTAGATGTCTGGAAATTAGAGCTGCATCATTTTAATGACTGTGTTAGTGAAGATCTGACCAACACTTTTCTTTAGGCAACTGGATGCTGACATTGAAGAGGACTTCCTCATCAGGATTGGAGATGTGTTTGGAATAGAGAGGGCTGAAGCCACTCACCTTTACACTCTCCTCCTGCAGTGTATTGATCACAGACAGTCTGTGAGTAAAACAGTATTTAGAGAATATGCGTGTGCTGTCACTAAAGACACTAATCACTCATCTATGAACAACAGATAACCATCTTTGACTCAGAGTCAGAGGACCAGATGCCACCAGATGCAGCCATTTTGACTACTGCTCTCAAAGGTACTTGTTTTCTCCTCTTGATTGTGATTCTAAACATTTTCTGTACAGACATTTTGCATTAGCAGTAAACCCACAGGTGTAATTGACGAAATTAACAACAGCTGCATTCATTGTAGAGGAATGATTTCCAGACTTGGTATAAACATCATTAATATTAGACCAGGGCTTTTCCTGCTAAGCCAGTTAAAATGACAGCCAGGAAAAAAGTCATGGTACAGTCCAGGAATGTACACATATATATttagttgtgtatttatttgttctgAATGATAAACAGGCACGAAGGCCAGTGCTGCAGAGCAGCTCAGTATGACTCTGGCTTGGGACAGAGCTGACATTGCACAGAAAGAGGTTTTGGTGTATGGACAGCATTGGCAGGTGAGACTGGCACAGAGGAGCACTACTGGAGGCTGAAGTTTAATTACATGTCATTAATGCAGAGGAGGACTATTTTACATTGCTATCCCTTTATTTTCTTTGATCTTGGTGTGATCATATTGATTTAATGTGCTGTGTGTAGGTGGGTTCCTTAGAGCAAGCCATGCTGGATGCTCTGGTGATGGATCGTGTCAGTTTTGTCAAATTGCTGATTGACAATGGCATGACCATGAGCCGCTTCCTCACTGTGGATCGCCTCGAGGAACTCTACAACACGGTTATTATAATATATTTAACTATCTGCTTTCTGCTTCTAATTTTTAAGGCATCCTTCCTTCtgattttctcatttcattgATCAAGAATACAAATACAGCAGTGAAATATATTTTGAAGAGCTATAAGTAAGATGTTTTTTCATAAAACACTTTCCCTACCCCACAACACTTTTGTCTGTCTTGCTGCGCTGTTCCCTCTTTTGTGTTCCCTTGGCTCTCACTTTGCAATACAAAATACTgaaatgctgttgttttttttgtttcttttgaagCACAAATTCCAAAACTGTATCTTTGATTCAAATCACAATAATACATTGTAAGTGCTTTGCTCCAGGATTCGCTGCGTCTGGTGGTCAATTGCATCCAGGGTATTTTCCCAGTTGTTGTTCTAGGATGCTTCTTGAATCACAGAGCTCTTTGTCATATATTCACACTTGGCTTCCATCACACTGCCTTTATCTTTTGTGTATTAAAGCCTGTTTACTTATTCATAACTCTGGAATAATAAGTCCCAAAAAGAAACAAGTTAACAGTCGCTGCTGTATATATCCAACTGTGTTTTAAAGCAACCAGTAGAtgtttttgctctgattttgtgttctgtttacTTGTCTGCTTTTTCTAAATAATATTGCAAATTTCTCTCCCCAGCCACAGGGGCAGACACACCGCTTCCTGCACCACCTAGTTGAAGATGCAAAACAGGTGAGTGTTGAGAACGAGAATTACTGTAATTATATAAATATCGAGTTACATAGTTTACTGGAGACAACATTGATGCATTCTTGTACATTGTAGATGCAATACTGACATTGTTTAATTTACTGGAGTACCCAtataaaatctgtatatttCGTCTATATCTGCTGTgtcaacgtgtgtgtgtgtagacttCTCTTCCTATAGGTTACCATCTTTCGCTCATCGACATGGGCCTGGTGATAGAATACCTCATTGGAGGGGCGTATAGAAGCACCTACACACGGAAACACTTCAGAGCTGCCTACAGCCGCATGCAGGAAAAAGTGAGCATTGACAGTTCAAAGTCTTTTTTGTTATCCGTGTGTTCATAGATGTGGTACGGAGTGGTTTGATTTGAATTAGCCTTGAATTATCTCCTGTTGTTTGTAGGAGGGTAGATGGGGCAGCTCTGCATCCTTGTCTAAACACAGACGAGGACTGATGCCAACCTCTGCGAGTCTCCAGGACCTACATTTCTTTAGGACTGCACAGCCATACAAACGCAAGGTTggtgggggatttttttttttttttttcattttgagtaatattttgtcaaacaTAAAGTTTCTGTATGTAATTCAAATCTACACATTAGAATTGAAACAATTTAATATATCCATCTCTATatgagtcattccagaattggaggacattttacgtcaagcccatcaaatttcaaataatccaatCTTAGATGACAAATTCTCTTAGTTCCGTGTAACACCGCCATAACATCTCTGAGGCATcttcaaatgttcacattaaaaactgcattatgGTACCTCTTCATTTGCATGTCTACCTCTCCTTTTCATAATCACACTTTTGTGTAGCCCTGTcaccttttttaaatttccattcGATTACTCATTTATTTGTCCATGCTTCCAAATTTTCCATTTAGGAGCAAGATGAGTCACCTGAGAGAAGTCAAGAAATAACACAGAGTCCAAGCCTTGGTGATGCTTCGCTGCTGGTTTCTTTCAATTTCAACGACCTTTTTGTGTGGGCTGTGCttcagcagcggcagcagatGGCGCTGTTCCTATGGCAACACAGCGAAGAGGCCTTAGCACGCGCCACTGTAGCCTGTAAGCTTTACCGCTCCATGGCTGTTGAGGCCAGGCAGAGCAGCATGGATGACAACATTACAGAGCGATTCAAGACGTATTCACTGTATGTATGGTCTCATGAAAAACTTACCACTAATAAGTAGTCATATAGATATTTGAAAATGCAATCATTTGATCCTATGTGAGCCAACACCTATGGCAATGATTTCTAAAGATATCGTTAATTTTTTAGCCGCTGTCATAGAAATAACAAACAGGTTAGCCACGTGGGCAAAGTAAGCACATTTGTCAAAACTTCATATCTGTTAAATTAAAGTCAAGGGTTCTACACCAGGTGTCTGTGATTAGTAGCAGGTAGAACTTGTCTTCTCTTTAAGTGGAAGGTGTCATCATGACAAGATCGAATTGTTCTCTAAGGCTAAAAGGTTGTGAGCAGCTATTAGTTTAGCAAGGGATTGAAAATGATCTCCCAAGTACTTTGAAATAAATGCTTCGActgtgagaaaaattatttgagTGGAGTAAATGTCAATTCATCCATGCCTGGCTGCCCCAACAAATTCAGCCCAAAAGGAGACAGTTTGACACAAAGAGAAGTCTCCAGAGCCACAGAATTTCAGCACAGTATCTGCAGGAAGCCTGCAATCAGAAAGAAATTGCAAATATTTGGcctgcacatatttttttttacagtaagaGTAGACATGTTGGGTTCAGAtcaaaaaaagcttttcatgAAAAATCTCACCCCAAATATGTTAATGGAATTGTTATGGTTTGGAGTTCCATCACCGCTGCAAGGTCTGGACAGTTTGCAGTTATTAATTCAACAAGTTGAAGTTGAACCAGAAGTAGACTTTCTAGCAGGATGGTGATTCTAAACACATTTGCAAATCCACCCAGGAATGGCTCAGAAGGAATAAATAATAGTTATGGAATAAGCTAGTCAAAGACCATATTTGAATCCTGTGGAAATGCTTTGGGATGATTTGAAACGCTTAGAACAAGAACGAAAACCATCAAATATCTTGCAGGTGAAAGAGCTTTGCACAAAACAGTGGCCAAAGGTTTGAGGAAGTCGATGCCATAGACTggttgactgtgtgtgtgtcaacatATGTGATCAATAGCAATCTTTGTAGTAGCATGATTTAAGACCTGTTGAGTAATTTCAATCATTTAGATTACAGTCTTGATGGTAGAGATAGTCATGTCAATTCTGATTCAGTCCAatgttttgaaatatttgaTGTTACAAGTGGGgttttgtttagtgtttttagattttttctttctaaatatCGCATGTCTCTCCTTTCTCTGTCTCAGTGAATTTGGTCAGCTGGCGGTGGATATGTTAGATTGTGCATTTCGTCAGAATGAGCAAATGGCTATGAAGCTGTTGACCTCTGAGATGGAGGCATGGAGCCATTTCACCTGTCTGCAAATGGCCGTCTCCTCATGTCATAGACCGTTTGTCTCACACTCCTCCACTCAGACCCTCCTCACAGATCTCTGGACCGGTCCGCTCAACATGAGAAAAAACTCCTTTTGGAAGGTAAACCTTGTAGAAGATGTCAGATAAACTAGataaaattcatattttgatCAGATTTATTACACCTGTAAAGTTGTCTCTGATTCTGAGTGTCATAAATTCTTTGGAACAGTgttatttaatcatttgtagcactgtaaaaaaaaaatactctctAAAGATAATAATACTCACTGTGTTCTGCACTCCTAGTATCACCTTCACATTACAATTAGTCATTTGAaccaatgttaaaaaaaatttgcttcATTAAGCTACTGTTTTTATGGTAAAGTATGGTTTGACGATGTGTCTTGATAGTTGGACAGTCTTCTGTGACACACTTATTGTGACTTtgtttcagatcattttaaGCCTTCTTCTGCCTCCTGCCATCCTGGTCCTGGAGTTTAAAAGCAAAGCTGAAATGTGCCACGTACCACAGACCCATGAGGCAATGCTGTTCGGACTTGACTCTGTCAAGTCAGTATCAGCCACTGAGGGAACTGATCAACCTCAGACGGTAAAATGCTAGTGGTGCACTCAATCAGCACCATTTTCAAGTTGGATCTGGACTTGTAATAGCCTCAGTATGACATGTCTCTTGCCTGGTCTGCAGTCCTGTTCCTTTGCTCTCTTCTACTCTCATAGGATAGTCAAGATGCAGAACGAGGCCTCTCTTGCCACGACAAATGTTTTGGTCCTGTTTCAGAAACTGTATCCTCTATAACTGTGCAGTGTCTGTCCTGGATAACGAGACTCTATGATTTCTATACAGCTCCTGTTGTCAAATTCTGGTTTCATACAGTAAGTGGCATGTGTCTTGCTATGTTAGTGAATAGTTAATAAAAAAGTTTTCCTTGTGAAAACACATAGATGTGTGGTAttgaatgtttaatgttctcAGTTCTTACTGTGTCTCTCCAAATGTTTTTCCTGTGTCAACTTTAGATGTCCTACTTGGCCTTTCTGATGTTATTCTCCTTTGTTGTCCTGGTGAAGATGGGAGACCAACCCAGTGTTCAGGAGTGGCTGGTTATAGTTTACATCTTGTCCACTGCAATGGAGAAAGCCAGAGAGGTGAGTGATTCAATGGAGACATGTTATTTTCTATTAATTAAtctcttttatttaaatattactcTGCATCGGTGTATGCATATGtgcttcatttgttttaaagtgTTATACTGAAGATATTCAAATATTTACCTTCCAATTAGGTATTAATGTCCGAGCCGAGAAAGCTGCGCCAGAAGCTGAAGATTTGGTTCTCAGAGTACTGGAACATATCAGATTTCATTGCAATCCTCCTTTTCCTGGCTGGACTGGCAATGCGTTGGCAAGCTGACCCCTACCGGACGGCAGGACGCATCACTTACTGTCTGGACATCATCTTCTGGTTCGTCAGGGTCTTGGATCTGCTGGCTGTCAATCAGCATGCCGGCCCTTACCTCACCATGATCACTAAGATGGTCAGTAGAGATTGTACAACACCTGCTGGAGAGACAGAAGTGGAGAAGTAGTATATTATTTacccctccctcctttctttgtgtgtttccagACCAGTAACATGTTCTTCATCGTGGTTATGATGGCAATAGTGCTGCTGAGCTTCGGGGTGTCTAGGAAAGCCATCCTATCACCAGAGGAGGAGCCATCCTGGAGCCTGGCTCGCGATATAGTCTTCCAGCCCTATTGGATGATCTATGGAGAGGTCTACGCAACAGAGATAGATCGTTAGTGGTTAAATAGAAAACTCTAGATACTTATTAACCAATGTTTATCTGAGGCAGTAGAATTTAAACCTGTTGCCTTGAGTTCCTTAGTGGAGGTGCCTAATGGCAGATTGCCGCAAGGTCAGAGTGCCACTTatcattcagtcagtcagtctcaCCTCCTTAAGTGATCCTCACttgacttatttttgttttactgattGTTTTTGACTTCAGACTGTAGGTAAATGTGGTGGTTGTCCTCTTTGTGTCGTGTCTCTGATAACTTTATTTAATGCAACAGTTGATGGTGCATGTATACAAAATGTACTGTAGATGCAAGGGACTTTACAGCAAAAGTATAATTGTGCATATTGTCATGATGTGGGATGAATATCAGaccaatgtgtttgtgtgtgtttgtgtgtgtgtgtgtgtgtcaacagCATGTCATGATGGTAAACCATGTCCCCCAGCATCCTTCCTTACGCCATTCCTCCAGGCAGTCTATATGTTCTTCCAGTATATCATCATGGTCAACATCctcattgcattttttaagtAAGCATGTTTAcctaatttttattttgcaaaatccTAGCaaagtttttacagtgtggaaaccccaataaaatgtgttattattgtctcaaatgtatgttttcttcTTATTAACAGCAACATCTACTTTGATATGGCTTCAACGTCCAACAAGCTGTGGAAGTACAATCGTTATCGCCACATAATGACCTATCAAGGGAGGCCATGGCTTCCTCCGCCTCTCATCCTCCTCAGTCACATGGCCATATGTTTGCGAGCCATCTACAGGAAATTTAGTGGAGACGCTGAGCGGGAAGAAGAGAGAGCCTCTGGACTGAGTGAGTGTGACGGTGTGTATGTTTTGGATCGAAAACTAATTCAGTTGTTACGTATACACATCATT
Above is a genomic segment from Amphiprion ocellaris isolate individual 3 ecotype Okinawa chromosome 6, ASM2253959v1, whole genome shotgun sequence containing:
- the trpm6 gene encoding transient receptor potential cation channel subfamily M member 6 isoform X2; amino-acid sequence: MPRKSWIEENFSKRECVKFIPSSRDLHRCTPVCQVCQSLIRCCCGRLTGEHSWQESLPPASLHPGPGQDVEEDWSTELHTRASPTNAYGTVDFEDTATRVCRAKYVRVAVDSKPEVLLQLMLREWQMERPKLLLTVQGGSENFILPPKVNQAFSKGLITAALSTGAWILTDGINTGVSKYVGEAVKIFGGHDLRTRNTVGITPWGVIDNNTDLIGRDAFRPYQPLGNPLSKRACLNGFHSHFLLVDDGTLGKHGCQHGLRRKLEKHIQLQKIHPRLNQGVPVVCVVVEGGPAIVSTVLHYVSNVPPVPVFVFEGSGRAADLLAFLHKQTIDRQLDADIEEDFLIRIGDVFGIERAEATHLYTLLLQCIDHRQSITIFDSESEDQMPPDAAILTTALKGTKASAAEQLSMTLAWDRADIAQKEVLVYGQHWQVGSLEQAMLDALVMDRVSFVKLLIDNGMTMSRFLTVDRLEELYNTPQGQTHRFLHHLVEDAKQTSLPIGYHLSLIDMGLVIEYLIGGAYRSTYTRKHFRAAYSRMQEKEGRWGSSASLSKHRRGLMPTSASLQDLHFFRTAQPYKRKEQDESPERSQEITQSPSLGDASLLVSFNFNDLFVWAVLQQRQQMALFLWQHSEEALARATVACKLYRSMAVEARQSSMDDNITERFKTYSLEFGQLAVDMLDCAFRQNEQMAMKLLTSEMEAWSHFTCLQMAVSSCHRPFVSHSSTQTLLTDLWTGPLNMRKNSFWKIILSLLLPPAILVLEFKSKAEMCHVPQTHEAMLFGLDSVKSVSATEGTDQPQTDSQDAERGLSCHDKCFGPVSETVSSITVQCLSWITRLYDFYTAPVVKFWFHTMSYLAFLMLFSFVVLVKMGDQPSVQEWLVIVYILSTAMEKAREVLMSEPRKLRQKLKIWFSEYWNISDFIAILLFLAGLAMRWQADPYRTAGRITYCLDIIFWFVRVLDLLAVNQHAGPYLTMITKMTSNMFFIVVMMAIVLLSFGVSRKAILSPEEEPSWSLARDIVFQPYWMIYGEVYATEIDPCHDGKPCPPASFLTPFLQAVYMFFQYIIMVNILIAFFNNIYFDMASTSNKLWKYNRYRHIMTYQGRPWLPPPLILLSHMAICLRAIYRKFSGDAEREEERASGLKLYLGHEDRKKLHEFEEKCVEAHFHEQSEGLHSSQLNRIRATAERAEEMCMMVGEVSEKVNFIQNSLSELDCQLGQLQDLSALAVDTLALISASDSLHQEEARLAQCRLVTDSRHVLPHSWTLPHRAGTDCDVPNIRRLMAKSCKSTPPSLLKGYTLVASRCPSQECHVRAKGSPGGRHGHTEEGEERAKEGSHSAIVDHPTESWMAVSRPASHTSFSHFYGGGVHLGGIRDQTPCESCEPSRSGSPLPPRDLESPHHKLWTCDPYLYASQEEMSMEEGEEEEEDEEEEEPEEGRTHQEQSNIEAIRTSSNALLLSDPRDVSEGLINPAFSLDDSQPSSRARHSSQWRRPVKSSRWTRMSRERPYGFCRSLSSSVENMTFSGAPLSPMRGSFPSLSEAMKRESLSNRRTFRDGTSLRCSKSQEWSKSSDFDQVLDSRGKNQIRKTVKIQERNPDSAAMQSLLSDASWRRRQKLTGEPTCWSASTSLSQLNFEPIDLLQKQVFSHQDVWSPTHSVWNSWARSMSLRSSLQSGMAPEAAAKSSSFQSTDNLYPHYSAMERNNLMRLAHTIPFTPVSILGGEQVSVYSLEEVPSDDPASSSTSSWSSQGQTAVLQPLSSEEGSLDGGLRRGCRMLCTWAEQDVLRPGLVYVVKAFRPEVVRAWQRYFHGSTALQLCLREIQQQRAAQKMMQVFNQVKPDDMHHSPRFLDVSLVLMHSNGQWLTIERNMCGDFRKYNNNTGEEIAPCCSLEEVLLAFSHWTYEYSCRELLVLDIQGVGVELTDPTVIMADDQSGSRGEMLFGPDNLGDAAINGFLQKHSCSVCCRRLGLKDLRKRPDSCESSSEAESTSGEEEQEDDETRM